A genomic window from Scatophagus argus isolate fScaArg1 chromosome 17, fScaArg1.pri, whole genome shotgun sequence includes:
- the sp4 gene encoding transcription factor Sp4 isoform X2 — protein sequence MYSLPPSQPDTSGGVSLVNSTSCFCAALLRASPELLEEAYMDSSQPSPLALLAATCSKIGGQGGAEGAQAQAGAQQIQVQAGQIQLQAGQIQGQIVVDTAGGQALVPQQLELVPAQFTGNGWQIITTAPTMAKENTNQPVAVTVATTLANDTSPGGRKVKPIGGTNSVAANQQQQQFQIIQVQNLPSAGGGVQYQVIPHLQTADGQQIHISPAQTAALGALPEQVQLIQTQSPSQTQAILQPANQQAILTSTANQTVPLQIRPAQSFPLQLQTLQGSQTPVMTTVPINLGGMTLALPVINNVGGGGAVQLIQSADGTFSVANGNQLVTTAVSGTAPATASTVSTAVAEGDSVSDGTQMVSVGSEGAPADTQVQSNEADSQSQNQANGLQNQTDTAGTIQQVIVGQVGHQLVQQIQLQPQAQSQGQAQTQQQPQHIQTLQLAPGQTLQPIQAFQNPAQVLIRTPTLSPSGQITWQTLQLPGGVSLQGGLGAAVPQQLTLAPVAGGTSVGSGGLVSLSGSPLTLSAAQINPGSGVQTVSIAGLGTAGVQVQGVPLTITGLQGQPQGQDGVKVQSSPVTVTVGNVASGSSMSPDQLGSVQSSSDQEGPPSKRLRRVACSCPNCRDGEGRNSGDPTKKKQHICHMEGCGKVYGKTSHLRAHLRWHTGERPFVCNWIFCGKRFTRSDELQRHRRTHTGEKRFECPECSKRFMRSDHLSKHIKTHQNKKGGGAVAIITTDDMEEDAPEGLGASPHIVAVATLSRDSDPATPTTSNHLEEEEEEEEEFE from the exons ATGtactccctccctcccagccAGCCAGACACCTCTGGGGGCGTTTCTCTGGTGAATTCCACTTCCTGCTTCTGTGCAGCCCTGCTGAGAGCCAGCCCAGAGCTTCTTGAAGAGGCTTATATG GATTCCTCTCAGCCCTCTCCGCTGGCTCTGCTAGCAGCCACCTGCAGTAAGATCGGAGGGCAGGGGGGAGCAGAGGGGGCTCAGGCCCAAGCAGGGGCCCAGCAGATCCAGGTCCAAGCTGGTCAGATCCAGCTGCAGGCAGGCCAGATCCAGGGTCAGATAGTGGTGGACACAGCTGGAGGCCAGGCCCTGGTGCCTCAGCAACTGGAACTGGTCCCAGCTCAGTTCACAGGGAACGGCTGGCAGATTATTACAACAGCACCTACTATGGCCAAGGAGAACACCAATCAGCCCGTCGCTGTGACAGTGGCCACCACCTTGGCTAATGACACGTCACCTGGCGGACGCAAG GTGAAACCTATAGGTGGGACCAACAGCGttgcagccaatcagcagcagcaacagttccAGATCATCCAGGTTCAGAACCTGCCCAGTGCCGGGGGTGGGGTCCAGTATCAGGTCATCCCTCACCTGCAGACTGCAGATGGACAGCAGATCCACATCAGTCCGGCTCAAACAGCTGCACTTGGGGCTCTACCAGAACAGGTCCAGCTCATCCAGACCCAGAGTCCAAGCCAGACCCAGGCTATCCTCCAGCCAGCCAACCAGCAGGCCATCCTGACAAGTACAGCCAATCAGACAGTCCCGCTGCAGATCCGCCCCGCACAGTCTTTcccactgcagctgcagactcTGCAGGGCTCCCAGACTCCTGTTATGACCACTGTACCCATAAACCTCGGTGGCATGACCCTGGCTTTGCCTGTAATAAATAATGTTGGAGGGGGCGGGGCTGTGCAGCTTATCCAATCAGCAGATGGCACATTCTCTGTTGCCAATGGCAACCAGCTGGTGACAACAGCAGTGTCTGGGACAGCTCCTGCCACAGCATCAACTGTTTCAACAGCAGTAGCTGAAGGTGACAGTGTGTCTGATGGGACACAAATGGTTTCTGTTGGATCAGAGGGTGCACCAGCTGACACCCAGGTGCAGAGCAATGAGGCAGACTCTCAAAGCCAGAACCAGGCCAATGGGCTGCAGAACCAGACAGATACAGCAGGAACCATTCAGCAGGTAATTGTGGGCCAGGTGGGGCACCAGTTAGTGCAGCAGATCCAGCTGCAACCCCAGGCTCAGAGTCAGGGTCAGGCCCAGACCCAGCAGCAACCTCAGCACATTCAGACCCTCCAGCTGGCCCCAGGACAAACATTACAGCCCATCCAGGCCTTCCAAAACCCAGCCCAAGTCCTTATTCGTACCCCAACTCTGTCCCCATCTGGGCAGATCACCTggcaaacactgcagcttcCTGGTGGAGTCTCCCTGCAGGGTGGCCTTGGGGCGGCTGTGCCACAGCAGCTAACACTGGCCCCGGTGGCCGGTGGGACGTCCGTGGGGAGTGGAGGGCTGGTCTCCCTGAGTGGATCTCCCCTGACTCTGAGCGCAGCTCAAATCAACCCCGGTTCTGGGGTACAGACGGTCAGCATCGCAGGTCTGGGCACTGCTGGGGTTCAGGTGCAGGGTGTTCCCCTCACCATAACTGGTCTACAGG GTCAACCACAGGGTCAGGATGGGGTCAAAGTTCAGTCGTCTCCTGTGACAGTCACTGTTGGCAATGTGGCATCAGGCTCATCGATGAGTCCAGACCAGCTGGGCTCCGTCCAGAGCTCTTCAGACCAGGAAGGACCGCCCAGCAAGAGGCTTCGCCGTGTCGCCTGTTCTTGTCCAAACTGCAGGGATGGAGAGGGAAG GAACAGTGGGGACCCCACTAAGAAGAAGCAGCACATCTGTCATATGGAGGGCTGTGGGAAAGTGTATGGCAAGACATCCCACCTGAGGGCCCACCTACGCTGGCACACCGGTGAGAGGCCATTCGTCTGTAACTGGATCTTCTGTGGCAAGAGGTTCACCAGGAGTGACGAGCTACAGAGACACCggagaacacacacag GAGAAAAGCGTTTCGAGTGTCCTGAATGCTCCAAGCGCTTCATGCGCAGCGACCACCTCTCCAAGCACATCAAAACCCACCAGAACAAGAAGGGCGGCGGCGCGGTGGCAATCATCACCACTGATGACATGGAGGAAGATGCCCCCGAAGGCCTGGGTGCCTCTCCCCATATTGTCGCAGTGGCGACCCTCTCGCGTGACTCTGACCCTGCTACACCCACCACATCTAATCacctggaggaagaggaggaggaagaggaggagtttgAGTAG
- the sp4 gene encoding transcription factor Sp4 isoform X5 — protein MAKENTNQPVAVTVATTLANDTSPGGRKVKPIGGTNSVAANQQQQQFQIIQVQNLPSAGGGVQYQVIPHLQTADGQQIHISPAQTAALGALPEQVQLIQTQSPSQTQAILQPANQQAILTSTANQTVPLQIRPAQSFPLQLQTLQGSQTPVMTTVPINLGGMTLALPVINNVGGGGAVQLIQSADGTFSVANGNQLVTTAVSGTAPATASTVSTAVAEGDSVSDGTQMVSVGSEGAPADTQVQSNEADSQSQNQANGLQNQTDTAGTIQQVIVGQVGHQLVQQIQLQPQAQSQGQAQTQQQPQHIQTLQLAPGQTLQPIQAFQNPAQVLIRTPTLSPSGQITWQTLQLPGGVSLQGGLGAAVPQQLTLAPVAGGTSVGSGGLVSLSGSPLTLSAAQINPGSGVQTVSIAGLGTAGVQVQGVPLTITGLQGQPQGQDGVKVQSSPVTVTVGNVASGSSMSPDQLGSVQSSSDQEGPPSKRLRRVACSCPNCRDGEGRNSGDPTKKKQHICHMEGCGKVYGKTSHLRAHLRWHTGERPFVCNWIFCGKRFTRSDELQRHRRTHTGEKRFECPECSKRFMRSDHLSKHIKTHQNKKGGGAVAIITTDDMEEDAPEGLGASPHIVAVATLSRDSDPATPTTSNHLEEEEEEEEEFE, from the exons ATGGCCAAGGAGAACACCAATCAGCCCGTCGCTGTGACAGTGGCCACCACCTTGGCTAATGACACGTCACCTGGCGGACGCAAG GTGAAACCTATAGGTGGGACCAACAGCGttgcagccaatcagcagcagcaacagttccAGATCATCCAGGTTCAGAACCTGCCCAGTGCCGGGGGTGGGGTCCAGTATCAGGTCATCCCTCACCTGCAGACTGCAGATGGACAGCAGATCCACATCAGTCCGGCTCAAACAGCTGCACTTGGGGCTCTACCAGAACAGGTCCAGCTCATCCAGACCCAGAGTCCAAGCCAGACCCAGGCTATCCTCCAGCCAGCCAACCAGCAGGCCATCCTGACAAGTACAGCCAATCAGACAGTCCCGCTGCAGATCCGCCCCGCACAGTCTTTcccactgcagctgcagactcTGCAGGGCTCCCAGACTCCTGTTATGACCACTGTACCCATAAACCTCGGTGGCATGACCCTGGCTTTGCCTGTAATAAATAATGTTGGAGGGGGCGGGGCTGTGCAGCTTATCCAATCAGCAGATGGCACATTCTCTGTTGCCAATGGCAACCAGCTGGTGACAACAGCAGTGTCTGGGACAGCTCCTGCCACAGCATCAACTGTTTCAACAGCAGTAGCTGAAGGTGACAGTGTGTCTGATGGGACACAAATGGTTTCTGTTGGATCAGAGGGTGCACCAGCTGACACCCAGGTGCAGAGCAATGAGGCAGACTCTCAAAGCCAGAACCAGGCCAATGGGCTGCAGAACCAGACAGATACAGCAGGAACCATTCAGCAGGTAATTGTGGGCCAGGTGGGGCACCAGTTAGTGCAGCAGATCCAGCTGCAACCCCAGGCTCAGAGTCAGGGTCAGGCCCAGACCCAGCAGCAACCTCAGCACATTCAGACCCTCCAGCTGGCCCCAGGACAAACATTACAGCCCATCCAGGCCTTCCAAAACCCAGCCCAAGTCCTTATTCGTACCCCAACTCTGTCCCCATCTGGGCAGATCACCTggcaaacactgcagcttcCTGGTGGAGTCTCCCTGCAGGGTGGCCTTGGGGCGGCTGTGCCACAGCAGCTAACACTGGCCCCGGTGGCCGGTGGGACGTCCGTGGGGAGTGGAGGGCTGGTCTCCCTGAGTGGATCTCCCCTGACTCTGAGCGCAGCTCAAATCAACCCCGGTTCTGGGGTACAGACGGTCAGCATCGCAGGTCTGGGCACTGCTGGGGTTCAGGTGCAGGGTGTTCCCCTCACCATAACTGGTCTACAGG GTCAACCACAGGGTCAGGATGGGGTCAAAGTTCAGTCGTCTCCTGTGACAGTCACTGTTGGCAATGTGGCATCAGGCTCATCGATGAGTCCAGACCAGCTGGGCTCCGTCCAGAGCTCTTCAGACCAGGAAGGACCGCCCAGCAAGAGGCTTCGCCGTGTCGCCTGTTCTTGTCCAAACTGCAGGGATGGAGAGGGAAG GAACAGTGGGGACCCCACTAAGAAGAAGCAGCACATCTGTCATATGGAGGGCTGTGGGAAAGTGTATGGCAAGACATCCCACCTGAGGGCCCACCTACGCTGGCACACCGGTGAGAGGCCATTCGTCTGTAACTGGATCTTCTGTGGCAAGAGGTTCACCAGGAGTGACGAGCTACAGAGACACCggagaacacacacag GAGAAAAGCGTTTCGAGTGTCCTGAATGCTCCAAGCGCTTCATGCGCAGCGACCACCTCTCCAAGCACATCAAAACCCACCAGAACAAGAAGGGCGGCGGCGCGGTGGCAATCATCACCACTGATGACATGGAGGAAGATGCCCCCGAAGGCCTGGGTGCCTCTCCCCATATTGTCGCAGTGGCGACCCTCTCGCGTGACTCTGACCCTGCTACACCCACCACATCTAATCacctggaggaagaggaggaggaagaggaggagtttgAGTAG
- the sp4 gene encoding transcription factor Sp4 isoform X3 — MSDSKKESSGTEGGKASKKGKSSGSQDSSQPSPLALLAATCSKIGGQGGAEGAQAQAGAQQIQVQAGQIQLQAGQIQGQIVVDTAGGQALVPQQLELVPAQFTGNGWQIITTAPTMAKENTNQPVAVTVATTLANDTSPGGRKVKPIGGTNSVAANQQQQQFQIIQVQNLPSAGGGVQYQVIPHLQTADGQQIHISPAQTAALGALPEQVQLIQTQSPSQTQAILQPANQQAILTSTANQTVPLQIRPAQSFPLQLQTLQGSQTPVMTTVPINLGGMTLALPVINNVGGGGAVQLIQSADGTFSVANGNQLVTTAVSGTAPATASTVSTAVAEGDSVSDGTQMVSVGSEGAPADTQVQSNEADSQSQNQANGLQNQTDTAGTIQQVIVGQVGHQLVQQIQLQPQAQSQGQAQTQQQPQHIQTLQLAPGQTLQPIQAFQNPAQVLIRTPTLSPSGQITWQTLQLPGGVSLQGGLGAAVPQQLTLAPVAGGTSVGSGGLVSLSGSPLTLSAAQINPGSGVQTVSIAGLGTAGVQVQGVPLTITGLQGQPQGQDGVKVQSSPVTVTVGNVASGSSMSPDQLGSVQSSSDQEGPPSKRLRRVACSCPNCRDGEGRNSGDPTKKKQHICHMEGCGKVYGKTSHLRAHLRWHTGERPFVCNWIFCGKRFTRSDELQRHRRTHTGEKRFECPECSKRFMRSDHLSKHIKTHQNKKGGGAVAIITTDDMEEDAPEGLGASPHIVAVATLSRDSDPATPTTSNHLEEEEEEEEEFE; from the exons ATGAGTG ACTCGAAGAAGGAATCATCTGGAACTGAAGGAGGGAAAGCATCTAAAAAGGGGAAAAGTTCTGGATCGCag GATTCCTCTCAGCCCTCTCCGCTGGCTCTGCTAGCAGCCACCTGCAGTAAGATCGGAGGGCAGGGGGGAGCAGAGGGGGCTCAGGCCCAAGCAGGGGCCCAGCAGATCCAGGTCCAAGCTGGTCAGATCCAGCTGCAGGCAGGCCAGATCCAGGGTCAGATAGTGGTGGACACAGCTGGAGGCCAGGCCCTGGTGCCTCAGCAACTGGAACTGGTCCCAGCTCAGTTCACAGGGAACGGCTGGCAGATTATTACAACAGCACCTACTATGGCCAAGGAGAACACCAATCAGCCCGTCGCTGTGACAGTGGCCACCACCTTGGCTAATGACACGTCACCTGGCGGACGCAAG GTGAAACCTATAGGTGGGACCAACAGCGttgcagccaatcagcagcagcaacagttccAGATCATCCAGGTTCAGAACCTGCCCAGTGCCGGGGGTGGGGTCCAGTATCAGGTCATCCCTCACCTGCAGACTGCAGATGGACAGCAGATCCACATCAGTCCGGCTCAAACAGCTGCACTTGGGGCTCTACCAGAACAGGTCCAGCTCATCCAGACCCAGAGTCCAAGCCAGACCCAGGCTATCCTCCAGCCAGCCAACCAGCAGGCCATCCTGACAAGTACAGCCAATCAGACAGTCCCGCTGCAGATCCGCCCCGCACAGTCTTTcccactgcagctgcagactcTGCAGGGCTCCCAGACTCCTGTTATGACCACTGTACCCATAAACCTCGGTGGCATGACCCTGGCTTTGCCTGTAATAAATAATGTTGGAGGGGGCGGGGCTGTGCAGCTTATCCAATCAGCAGATGGCACATTCTCTGTTGCCAATGGCAACCAGCTGGTGACAACAGCAGTGTCTGGGACAGCTCCTGCCACAGCATCAACTGTTTCAACAGCAGTAGCTGAAGGTGACAGTGTGTCTGATGGGACACAAATGGTTTCTGTTGGATCAGAGGGTGCACCAGCTGACACCCAGGTGCAGAGCAATGAGGCAGACTCTCAAAGCCAGAACCAGGCCAATGGGCTGCAGAACCAGACAGATACAGCAGGAACCATTCAGCAGGTAATTGTGGGCCAGGTGGGGCACCAGTTAGTGCAGCAGATCCAGCTGCAACCCCAGGCTCAGAGTCAGGGTCAGGCCCAGACCCAGCAGCAACCTCAGCACATTCAGACCCTCCAGCTGGCCCCAGGACAAACATTACAGCCCATCCAGGCCTTCCAAAACCCAGCCCAAGTCCTTATTCGTACCCCAACTCTGTCCCCATCTGGGCAGATCACCTggcaaacactgcagcttcCTGGTGGAGTCTCCCTGCAGGGTGGCCTTGGGGCGGCTGTGCCACAGCAGCTAACACTGGCCCCGGTGGCCGGTGGGACGTCCGTGGGGAGTGGAGGGCTGGTCTCCCTGAGTGGATCTCCCCTGACTCTGAGCGCAGCTCAAATCAACCCCGGTTCTGGGGTACAGACGGTCAGCATCGCAGGTCTGGGCACTGCTGGGGTTCAGGTGCAGGGTGTTCCCCTCACCATAACTGGTCTACAGG GTCAACCACAGGGTCAGGATGGGGTCAAAGTTCAGTCGTCTCCTGTGACAGTCACTGTTGGCAATGTGGCATCAGGCTCATCGATGAGTCCAGACCAGCTGGGCTCCGTCCAGAGCTCTTCAGACCAGGAAGGACCGCCCAGCAAGAGGCTTCGCCGTGTCGCCTGTTCTTGTCCAAACTGCAGGGATGGAGAGGGAAG GAACAGTGGGGACCCCACTAAGAAGAAGCAGCACATCTGTCATATGGAGGGCTGTGGGAAAGTGTATGGCAAGACATCCCACCTGAGGGCCCACCTACGCTGGCACACCGGTGAGAGGCCATTCGTCTGTAACTGGATCTTCTGTGGCAAGAGGTTCACCAGGAGTGACGAGCTACAGAGACACCggagaacacacacag GAGAAAAGCGTTTCGAGTGTCCTGAATGCTCCAAGCGCTTCATGCGCAGCGACCACCTCTCCAAGCACATCAAAACCCACCAGAACAAGAAGGGCGGCGGCGCGGTGGCAATCATCACCACTGATGACATGGAGGAAGATGCCCCCGAAGGCCTGGGTGCCTCTCCCCATATTGTCGCAGTGGCGACCCTCTCGCGTGACTCTGACCCTGCTACACCCACCACATCTAATCacctggaggaagaggaggaggaagaggaggagtttgAGTAG
- the sp4 gene encoding transcription factor Sp4 isoform X4 yields MDSSQPSPLALLAATCSKIGGQGGAEGAQAQAGAQQIQVQAGQIQLQAGQIQGQIVVDTAGGQALVPQQLELVPAQFTGNGWQIITTAPTMAKENTNQPVAVTVATTLANDTSPGGRKVKPIGGTNSVAANQQQQQFQIIQVQNLPSAGGGVQYQVIPHLQTADGQQIHISPAQTAALGALPEQVQLIQTQSPSQTQAILQPANQQAILTSTANQTVPLQIRPAQSFPLQLQTLQGSQTPVMTTVPINLGGMTLALPVINNVGGGGAVQLIQSADGTFSVANGNQLVTTAVSGTAPATASTVSTAVAEGDSVSDGTQMVSVGSEGAPADTQVQSNEADSQSQNQANGLQNQTDTAGTIQQVIVGQVGHQLVQQIQLQPQAQSQGQAQTQQQPQHIQTLQLAPGQTLQPIQAFQNPAQVLIRTPTLSPSGQITWQTLQLPGGVSLQGGLGAAVPQQLTLAPVAGGTSVGSGGLVSLSGSPLTLSAAQINPGSGVQTVSIAGLGTAGVQVQGVPLTITGLQGQPQGQDGVKVQSSPVTVTVGNVASGSSMSPDQLGSVQSSSDQEGPPSKRLRRVACSCPNCRDGEGRNSGDPTKKKQHICHMEGCGKVYGKTSHLRAHLRWHTGERPFVCNWIFCGKRFTRSDELQRHRRTHTGEKRFECPECSKRFMRSDHLSKHIKTHQNKKGGGAVAIITTDDMEEDAPEGLGASPHIVAVATLSRDSDPATPTTSNHLEEEEEEEEEFE; encoded by the exons ATG GATTCCTCTCAGCCCTCTCCGCTGGCTCTGCTAGCAGCCACCTGCAGTAAGATCGGAGGGCAGGGGGGAGCAGAGGGGGCTCAGGCCCAAGCAGGGGCCCAGCAGATCCAGGTCCAAGCTGGTCAGATCCAGCTGCAGGCAGGCCAGATCCAGGGTCAGATAGTGGTGGACACAGCTGGAGGCCAGGCCCTGGTGCCTCAGCAACTGGAACTGGTCCCAGCTCAGTTCACAGGGAACGGCTGGCAGATTATTACAACAGCACCTACTATGGCCAAGGAGAACACCAATCAGCCCGTCGCTGTGACAGTGGCCACCACCTTGGCTAATGACACGTCACCTGGCGGACGCAAG GTGAAACCTATAGGTGGGACCAACAGCGttgcagccaatcagcagcagcaacagttccAGATCATCCAGGTTCAGAACCTGCCCAGTGCCGGGGGTGGGGTCCAGTATCAGGTCATCCCTCACCTGCAGACTGCAGATGGACAGCAGATCCACATCAGTCCGGCTCAAACAGCTGCACTTGGGGCTCTACCAGAACAGGTCCAGCTCATCCAGACCCAGAGTCCAAGCCAGACCCAGGCTATCCTCCAGCCAGCCAACCAGCAGGCCATCCTGACAAGTACAGCCAATCAGACAGTCCCGCTGCAGATCCGCCCCGCACAGTCTTTcccactgcagctgcagactcTGCAGGGCTCCCAGACTCCTGTTATGACCACTGTACCCATAAACCTCGGTGGCATGACCCTGGCTTTGCCTGTAATAAATAATGTTGGAGGGGGCGGGGCTGTGCAGCTTATCCAATCAGCAGATGGCACATTCTCTGTTGCCAATGGCAACCAGCTGGTGACAACAGCAGTGTCTGGGACAGCTCCTGCCACAGCATCAACTGTTTCAACAGCAGTAGCTGAAGGTGACAGTGTGTCTGATGGGACACAAATGGTTTCTGTTGGATCAGAGGGTGCACCAGCTGACACCCAGGTGCAGAGCAATGAGGCAGACTCTCAAAGCCAGAACCAGGCCAATGGGCTGCAGAACCAGACAGATACAGCAGGAACCATTCAGCAGGTAATTGTGGGCCAGGTGGGGCACCAGTTAGTGCAGCAGATCCAGCTGCAACCCCAGGCTCAGAGTCAGGGTCAGGCCCAGACCCAGCAGCAACCTCAGCACATTCAGACCCTCCAGCTGGCCCCAGGACAAACATTACAGCCCATCCAGGCCTTCCAAAACCCAGCCCAAGTCCTTATTCGTACCCCAACTCTGTCCCCATCTGGGCAGATCACCTggcaaacactgcagcttcCTGGTGGAGTCTCCCTGCAGGGTGGCCTTGGGGCGGCTGTGCCACAGCAGCTAACACTGGCCCCGGTGGCCGGTGGGACGTCCGTGGGGAGTGGAGGGCTGGTCTCCCTGAGTGGATCTCCCCTGACTCTGAGCGCAGCTCAAATCAACCCCGGTTCTGGGGTACAGACGGTCAGCATCGCAGGTCTGGGCACTGCTGGGGTTCAGGTGCAGGGTGTTCCCCTCACCATAACTGGTCTACAGG GTCAACCACAGGGTCAGGATGGGGTCAAAGTTCAGTCGTCTCCTGTGACAGTCACTGTTGGCAATGTGGCATCAGGCTCATCGATGAGTCCAGACCAGCTGGGCTCCGTCCAGAGCTCTTCAGACCAGGAAGGACCGCCCAGCAAGAGGCTTCGCCGTGTCGCCTGTTCTTGTCCAAACTGCAGGGATGGAGAGGGAAG GAACAGTGGGGACCCCACTAAGAAGAAGCAGCACATCTGTCATATGGAGGGCTGTGGGAAAGTGTATGGCAAGACATCCCACCTGAGGGCCCACCTACGCTGGCACACCGGTGAGAGGCCATTCGTCTGTAACTGGATCTTCTGTGGCAAGAGGTTCACCAGGAGTGACGAGCTACAGAGACACCggagaacacacacag GAGAAAAGCGTTTCGAGTGTCCTGAATGCTCCAAGCGCTTCATGCGCAGCGACCACCTCTCCAAGCACATCAAAACCCACCAGAACAAGAAGGGCGGCGGCGCGGTGGCAATCATCACCACTGATGACATGGAGGAAGATGCCCCCGAAGGCCTGGGTGCCTCTCCCCATATTGTCGCAGTGGCGACCCTCTCGCGTGACTCTGACCCTGCTACACCCACCACATCTAATCacctggaggaagaggaggaggaagaggaggagtttgAGTAG